The region CCGCAGATAGCCGCTATAGGTAACTTATGTGTATACACACCATAGATAATTCGATCTAAATTTTTAAAATCATGCTTATTGTCTTCCCACATTTGTCCACCTGGGATAATAAACAATCTCATCTTCTCCATATCTAACTCTTCTAGGCTGATGTCTACACTCACCTTTAACCCTCCTTTAGATACAACATCAGCTCCCGTATCTGAGACTGTTAATAAGACATATCTACGATCCTCTCTTAACTCAGGCATAAGATACCCAAGCTCCCAATCCGAATATCCATCAAATAAATAAACATAAATATAATTTGCTTTCATCTTGTTCTTTTTAACAAATATAGATCAATATCATATCAATAAATACGAAACAACAGCTACAAATTATAGCAAAAAAAACTCCTTTCAAATTGAAAGGAGTTTCTTAACTTATTAATCTCTAATATGTTTATCATTGATAACATGTACATCTCGCTGTGGAAAAGGAATCTCTATATTAGCATCATCTAAAGCATTTTTCACTATTTGTTGAATCACAAAAACTGTATCCCAATAATTAGCTTTATCCATCCATACACGTACATTTAAGTTTACAGAGCTATCCGCTAAGTTATTTACAAAGATGATAGGCTTAGGATCTTGCTTCACCTCTTTATGTTTAGCTAATGCTTCTTGAATAACATTCTGAGCTGTTTTAATATTTGCATCATACGAAATACCCACTACGAAATCATATCTACGAGAAGTAATATCGCTATAATTCGTAATCACTGAGTTGGCTAATGGTCCATTAGGACAATAGATCTTTAACCCTGTAGCACCTGTAATAGTAGTATACAATAAGTCTATTTTCTCAACAGTTCCCTCTACACCTCCTGTATTAGAAATATACTCTCCAACTTTAAAAGGTTTAAACAACAAGATTAATACCCCTCCTGCGAAATTAGATAAACTCCCTTGAAGAGCTAAGCCTATAGCTAAACCAGCAGAAGCAAATATCGTCAAGAATGAAGTCGTCTCAATCCCCATAGTAGAGGCTGCTGTCACTAACAACAACACATATAATGAAGCCTGAATAATACTTAGCAAGAAGCCTCTAAGAGACTTCTCCATATTCTTCTTCTCAAAACGGTGACGTAATCCTTTTAAAAATGATTTAATAATAAAACCTCCGATTACTAATATCAGTACACCTACCCCTATCTTAGGTAAGGCTCCCATCATATTTGTAATCATCACATCTAATCCAACAGTAAATTTTTCCATAGCAACTTTTTTTCTTTTATAATTTTAATTTCTTCGCAATACTTTTTGGAATACCATCTTTATGGATCATGATATCAGTTGTTTTGTACTTCACATACTCTTTACTCATATACATATATCCCTTATAGTCATTCGTAGTTCCCCAAGAGTTCTTAATGATATAATACTCACGTCCTTTCTGATCTTTAGAAATACCTACAATATGCATTCCGTGATCATCAGTAGTTGTATAATTATCAAAAGCTTCTTGACGCATCTCAGGAGTGACTTTACGTTCAGGTTTAGGCCCGTTAAACATGTCATCTTTCTCTTCTGTAGTCATATCCTCCCAATCTTTTTCTGGTACAAAAGCCACACCATTCTTCCAGCTAAAATATTTCTCACTCACATCACCAGCCCATGCTACAGAAAATCCATTGCTAACAGCATTGTCGATAATATCGGTTAACTCATTCATCTGCACATTATAAACTTGATCAAAAGCCCAATTATCAGGTACTAATAATACGAATTTCTCATACATAGGGTAGTTTAAATCAGAGCCAATCTCTACATATTCATCAGCATTAATACCTACTACTTCCTTAGCAAAACTCTGTGGTGTATATTTTTTACCTTCCCATGTAAACTCTTTAGGAGCTTCACCTAGATAAGCATCTATCGCTGCGGTATAAGCTTTCTCCCAGTTAGGAGTTAATTTTTTATTTGGATTAGATACGATAGCTTTAAGAATTCCCTCTTGAACAGCAGCCATTTCACCAAACTTATTAGTTGTAGTTCCATAGTTTAAACCTGAATATACTGATTGAGGTACAGCTCCATATTTCTTATACATATTCATTACATCGTGAAATGCTCCTCCGTCACCTAAAGTAACAGCTCCATGCATCTTTACATACATTTTACCTTTCTCAATATAAGCATTACGCGCCGAAAATATTTGAGAGATCTCCACAGGACGTTTCCCCATTCTCATCATTTCTGACTCTAAAAATGAATTAGCAGAATAAGACCAACATGTTCCCGAAGAACCTTGATTTTTAATTGAAGTATTCTCGATGTTCACAACATCATTGAATGTAAATAACTCTTTACTTTTAGCACTCGCGTTTAGCTTTAAAGAGTTGACTAAATTATCCTGAGCAAAAGTGCTTACAGAATATCCGGCTGACAGCATTAAGGCTAATACCCATGCTTTTAATTGGTTTTTATACATATTGTTAGATTGTTAGAATCGTAAAGATAAAAAAAGGGATTAAAAACAGCCTTATCTTCCATCACAAAACTACATTTCTTTAGTATATCTGTAGAAAATCTCTTTATTAACTATTTTATTCTCAAACTCCACTATACTCTCACTCACCATTTACTCATCATAGTTACACCATATTATTACACCATATTATTACACTATATTATTACACTATACTAGATTTAACAACGATAGTGGTGATAGCAATATACTCCCTATATGCTCGGGTAGTGATAGGCTATTTTTAGTACTTTTAAGCCGACCAAATGCCCATCACTAGCCGAGCACAAGCCGACCACCCCTAAAAAAGTGGTAAAAAAAACCTATATACATTCTCTTAATAGCCTATACAAGAAAAGAAAATGTCACTTTTATAAACTAAAAAAGGTTACTCCCCATGATAGGAAATAACCTTTTTTAAAAATATATCTTGAATGTTATTTTTAACACTTTTTAAGTGATACTTATATACTCCTTTACTTTACGTAACTATAAGATGTCACAACCTCAAAGTCATAAGACTCCCATTGATTAACATATACTCCATTGACATAATTAGGTATTGACATTTGTCTAGTTCCAGTAAGAACAGCTTTTGTAGGATAATTACTCTCGTCATAAGCGTAAACTATCTTAATATTATCTAACACTATTCCCTCTTTATTAGTATAAGTATAAGTAATAGGATTATTACGAGGCAATAATTCTTTAGCTAACTTTAATTCAGCTGGCACAGTAGGGTTAGCTAAGTTTAATTCAATTCCATCTAATAAATCAATGATACCAGCAGCTCTTAATGTATGAAATCCAAAGAAAGGTTTATCGTCATACGATATTTTCATTGTGATTTCTTCCATATCTCTATTATATACAAGTATCTCAGATGGATTTTTGTGATTGTCGTACTTTAATACTTTACCTACTTTGTAGGCTGAATTCTGATATACTAACAAATCTTTTATAAGAATCATCTCTTTAGGACTACTTATCTTCTCTAATTTATTCTTGCTATCCTGTGTCAAATTCCCTTTACTGTTTTCATAAACAGTACCTTCCTCATCCAAATCTGTATATTCTATAGTTGTTAACTTCCCTTCCTCTGTATAATACAAATCAAACTTTTTCTCTAATTCTCTTTTCCCTTCTTCAAAAAGAACTACGTCAATGTTTTTAATGTTTTTAATAACAACAACAGGATCCGTTGCAATAATATTTCCATTATCATCTGAACTACATGATACCCCAACAAACGCAAGTGCCGCTAAAGCACTAAATACAATCTTTTTCATAGTAATTTATTTTTTGACAAAATTAACATAAATATCATACTACTACATTCTAAATACATTATTAAACAAAAACACCTCTATCATTCAATAACTTATACAAAACACATAACTACCACCCTACTTATGTAAAAAAACAAACATTTCATTCTAGTTATAATCAGAATAGTATTGCCAAAAAAAAGCAGTGTATCCTATAGTAAGGATACACTGCTCATTATATTAATTTTACCCAGATTCCGCGATAGACATATAAACGAAAAGTAATTATACAAAATAGCTCTGAATTAGTTAGTAAAGCATACTGTAGTATGATTTAAGAGCTAATGCAAGAGATATGAAGTAGAATTGCTTTGTAGTATTTGGTTAATGCGTAATCTGGATTAAGTATTAACTAAAGTGTTTCTTTCAACCAACGGAAGAATTCACCTTGCCAGACTTGTGCGTTTTGTGGTCTTACTACCCAGTGATTTTCATCCGGTAAATATAAGAATCTACTTTTCACACCTCTTAATTGAGCAGCTTGAAAAGCTTCTTGTCCTTGTCCAATAGGCACACGGTAGTCTTTACCACCTTGGATAATTAAGATAGGTGTATTCCACTTATCCACATTATTAATAGGGTTAAAGTTAGTAATAGCATTTTGGGCATCTTTATTATCTTTTTCCCAGTATGCTCCACCTGTATCAAAGTTAGGGAAGAATACCTCTTCTGTAGTACCATACATACTTACTAAATCAAATACTCCACAGTGTGAAATAAATGATTTGAAACGGTTCTCATGGATACCTGCTAAGTAGAATACTGAATATCCTCCATAACTAGCTCCTACAGCTCCTAATCTATCTCTATCTACATACTTCTCTTTCGCTACATCATCGATAGCTGCTAAGTAGTCTTGCATTGGCTTACCTGCCCAATCTTTAGAAATTGCTTCATTCCACTCTACTCCATGTCCTGGCATTCCTCTACGGTTAGGAGCTACTATAATGTACCCCTCTGCAGCCATTAACTGAAAGTTCCAACGGAAAGAATAGAATTGAGACAATGCTGATTGTGGTCCTCCTTGTGCATATAATAACGTTGGATATTTTTTGTTTGGATCAAAGTTAGGTGGATATACTACCCAAGTAACCATGTCTTTACCATCTACAGTCTTCACGATTCTCTTCTCACTCTTGCTCAATGCAATCTTAGAATAAGCTTCATTATTCACTTTAGTCACTTGATTCCAAGTCTTCTTAGCCATATTATAAGCATATACCTCAGAAGCATGGTTAAAATCCGTACGCGTCACTAGAGCAACATCTCCAGTAATATCAACAATGCTATTCACATCAAAATTACCATCAGTAATTTGTCTAACAGTGATAGCTATTCTAGTCCTTCCTGGGAAGTTAACCTCAAATAACTGCACAGTACCACCTACTGCTGCTATGAAGTAAATCTTTTTGCCATCTTTACTCCACTTATAGCTATCCACAGTACCATCCCATCCTGCAGTAAGATTCATCTTAATGCCATGATAGTCTACAATAATATCATTTTTATCAGCTTCATAACCATCGCGTTTCATTTGCAACCAAGTAAGGTGTCCTTCAGGAGAGTAAGTAGGATGAGTATCATATCCTTTATTTTCTTCTGTTAAGTTCTTAGTTTGTTTAGTCGCTAAGTCGTATAAATATAAATCCGTATTAGTACTTATAGCATACTCAGTACCAAACTTCTTTTTAGAAACATAAATAATTCCTTTGCCATCAGGAGTCCAAGTATAATCTTCATCTCCCCCAAAAGGTTTCTGAGGTGCATCATAAGGCTCGTTACCTAAGATGTCTACCTTCGCATCTTTATTATCCGTAGGAGCATATAATACATGGTTATGTGTACCATCGTTCCATGTGTCCCAATGTCTATAGTCTAAACCATCATACACATAAGCATCCGATTTTTCCATAGTAGGATAAATATCCTTTCCAAGTATTTTATTGATTTTCACTGCCTCATGTGATAAAATCATCTTCCCATCTGGAGAAACATTTTTATCACTTAGTAAGTGTTTATAATCAGTTATTTCAACAGGTGTACCACCACTTACAGGAATTTGATAAGTCTTAGAATCAAACTTATCCTCAGTCATGTTAGCATGGCTAACTTTGTAGATTAAGTTTTTTCCGTCTTTAGTAACACCTACAGGGCTTACTCTACCTAATTTCCAAAGAAGCTCTTTAGTCATCACTTCTTGAGAAAAAGCGGATAAACTTGCTAAGCTTAAAGCAAATAAGAATATTTTTTTCATTGTTAGGGTTTTATAAAAGCGTAAAAATAGGCTTTTCTTTTGATTTGGGCTGAAAGATAAGTAATTCTATTATTCTAAAGACATTATATTGCATAAAGGACAATATAATATCCATCTTAATAAATTATCTCACCTTAAGAGACCTCATATTAAAAATCACTTCCATTATTACCAATAAAAACACCAAAAGAGTATTATAAAAATAATTCTCAAAACTATACTCATATAATTGCGTTATTTTTTTTTAATTCTACTGTATTTGAAAAAAAAATGGGTATTTTCACGCACAAATTTGATTACATGAAAAACAACAAACTTTTTATAGCAATTATCATTGCCCTTGTGCTAGGTGTTGTATTTGGAAGTATCTATCATTATGCTTTCCCTGAATATATCCCAGCATTTGCAGAAAACATCAAGTTATTAGGAACTATCTTCATCCGTTTAGTTCAGATGATTATTGCTCCATTAGTATTTTGTACTTTGGTAGTAGGTATTGCCAAAATGGGAGATATGAGTATGGTTGGCCGAGTAGGAGCTAAGGCAATGGGATGGTTTGTTACTGCGTCTTTAGTTTCGCTAACTATTGGGCTAGTCTTAGTTAACTGGTTTAAACCAGGTGTAGGTGCTAATTTTGATTTAAACAATGTTTCTGGAGCAAGTGATTTACTAACTAAAACGGATTCTTTAAGTTTACAATCATTCGTAGAACACTTAATTCCTAAAAGTATATTCGAAGCTTTTGCTCATAATGAAATTCTACAAATAGTAGTGTTCTCTGTATTTTTTGGAATAGCTCTTTCTACCTTAGGTAAAAAAGGAAAGTCTGTAATCAAACTATTTGATAAAATATCAGAAGTAGTTCTTAAGATGGTGACTTACATCATGTGGACTGCTCCATTAGGAGTATTAGGAGCTATCGCAAGTGCTGTAGCACTTTATGGACTATCTATCTTCCTAACATATGGAAAATATCTAATCGCCTTTGCTTCTGGATTAGCTATATTATGGGCTATTCTAATTTTAGTCGGATATCTAATCATAGGAAAAGATGTTTGGAGATTGCTAAAAGCGATTAAAGAACCTCTATTAATTGCCTTCTCGACAACAAGTAGCGAAGCTGTATTCCCTAAGTTAGTAGAGCAATTAAAAGCTTATGGTTGTTCTCCAAAAATTGTTTCATTTACCTTACCTTTGGGATACTCTTTTAATTTAGATGGAAGTATGATGTATCTTACATTTGCCTCTATTTTTATTGCACAGATATACGATGTACACATGAGTTTAGCTGACCAAATACTGATGCTATTAGTACTTATGGTTACCAGTAAAGGTGTAGCTGGAGTTCCACGTGCATCATTAATTGTTATTGTTGCTACTTGTGCTATGTTTAACATTCCTCCTGAAGGGATTGCGTTTATCTTACCTATAGATCACTTCTGTGATATGGGAAGAAGTATGACAAACGTATTAGGTAACGCATTATCAACTGCTGCAATTGATAAATTTGAAACAAAAAACGAACAAACTAAACAATTAAGTTAGGTTACAGAATATAAAACATAATGGACGAATTCACAATATCACAACTTATCAACCCTGAATTCTATATCAATTTACAGATAGCAGGACACTCAATAGGAATATATGTAGTTTTATTTATTGTATTTGCAGAAACAGGTCTATTCGCAGGTTTTTTCTTACCAGGAGATAGCTTACTATTCTTATCTGGTATTTACAGTACTGCACTAATGGCTGAAGTATTTCCTATAGAAAGTGACTTCGGTAACGTAGCTTTATTATCTACTCTTGTAGCATTAGCAGGTATTCTAGGAAATAGTTTTGGATATTGGTTTGGTAGGAAAAGTGGAAATTATCTCTATAACGTAAAAGACAACTTTATCTATAAGAAAAAATATCTTTATGAATCTAAAGTTTTCTTCGAGAGACATGGAGGTAGAGCAATTATCTTTGCGCGTTTTTTACCTGTAGTTAGAACATTTGCTCCTATTATAGCAGGAATTGTACATATGGACATAAAGAAGTTTATGTTGTATAATGTAATTAGTTCTTTCTTATGGGCGACTACTTTAATCTTTGCTGGTCACTATTTACAAGTTTGGTTATTGAATGATTATGGTATTGATCTAAAACACTATATTGAATATATCATTCTTTTCTTAGTATTAGTCACTACTCTTCCTATCGTAATGAAACTTATCAAAAGTAAAGGAGGAAAACAAGAAGCTGAAAATATAGACGAAGCTTAGTCTAAGCATTATCTCATATATAAAGGATTGTCTTAATTAAGGCAATCCTTTTTTGTTATCTATATATCCGTTTGCTAGTAATAACAGGGCATATTCAAAAGTTGAAGACTAAGCAATTTATTTGAGTCAAGAGTGAATCAAGAATTCTTCAGTAAAAAGGATTTATAGTAGAACAATGTAGTGGTAATGTTGAACAAGTATTGAAGTGGTTGCTATAAAAGATAACATTTCGGAACCAACATCAAAACTTCCTAAGATCTCTTTTATCAGCTTTACTAAAGTATGTACACTTGTACCTCACATACAGAAAAAAAAGGCTTGTATCTCTTAATACAAGCCTTTTTCTATAATGATTATTAATCTAACACTTTATCCAATCGGAGCGATTTCGAATACTAATCCCTCTGCTTTCTCATCTGCAGGTATCTGACAGCTAAGTCTGCTAGTAGGTTTAACATTACGAGCATCTGAAGCCAACAGGGCGTCCTCTTCATCACCCATCTCAGGTAGTTCAACTTCGTCTCCATTTATCACATAGCATTGGCACGAAGCACACATTAACATCCCTCCACATATTCCAAAAGTTCCTTCCTCTACTAATTCATAAGCGCGAACAACTTCCATCATATTCATTCCCATATTAGTGGGAGCATCTATTTCGTGAGTTTGTCCTTCGCGATCAATAATGGTTATTTTAATATCTTCAGCCATATTAGTCAATTGATTTAACTACTGCCTTTTCAGCTTCCTTACGTGTACCATCAAATCCATTAATACCAGAAACAGTAGTATATTTAAGTACAAATTTCTTACCTGGATTAAGCATATTATAAACGCTTTGACACATTAAAGTCGCTTCATGGAATCCACATAAGATTAATTTTAATTTACCAGGGTAAATGTTAACGTCACCAATAGCATAAATACCAGGTATATTCGTTTGATAATCTAGTGCATTATTTACCTTAATTGCATTCTTCTCGATTTCTAATCCCCAATCTGCAATAGGCCCTAATTTTGGAGTTAATCCAAACAATGGAATAAAATAATCACAAGCTATTTCACGCTTTTCTCCATCAATATCGACTACTACAGCCTCTAATTTATCAGTCCCTTTTAATTCAACTATCTCACCAGGAGTTAGCATATTAATTTTTCCTTGATCCTTTAGTACTTGTACTTTCTCAACTGAATCTAGAGCACCACGGAATTCATTACGTCTATGAACTAAGTTCACTTCAGCAGCTACGTCAGCTAAAAAGATACTCCAATCTAGAGCAGAGTCACCTCCACCTGCAATGACAATCTTTTTACCTGCGAACATTTCAGGTTTCTTCACGAAGTACTCTACCCCTTTTTCTTCATAAAATGCAAGATTAGCAAGCTCAGGTTTACGTGGTTCAAAAGACCCCAATCCACCTGCAATTGCCACTGCTTTACCATGATGTTTTGTCCCCTTATTAGTAGTAACAATAAAAGTACCATCTTCTAGCTTTTCTACAGTTTCCGCAACCTCATTTAATGTAAAGCCAGGTTGAAATTGCTTGATTTGTTCCATAAGATTATCAATCAACTCTGCTGCCCCTACACTAGGATATCCAGGGATATCAAAAATAGGTTTTTTAGGATACAATTCTGTAAGTTGACCTCCAGGTTGTGGAAGTCCATCTATTAGATGACATTTTAGTTTTAATAATCCTGCTTCGAATACAGCGAACAGACCCGTAGGGCCCGCTCCAATAATTATTATATCGGTCTCAACCATGATGTAGTTTAATTTAGTGCAAAGATCCACTTTGCGATTTTTATTAAAAATGATAAAAGTCAACTATATGTAATAAGTTCCATAGAAACCTTCAATTACACATATAGTTGACTATGTTATTTTTATCCCACATTAACTACAGATTCAATTTCTGGAGCATACTTTTTAATTGTTGTTTCTACTCCAGCACTTAGCGTCATTTGGTTTACGCTACACGAAGTACAAGCTCCTTCTAAACGAACTTGAACATGCTTACCGTCAACGATATCAATTAAGGTAATATCTCCTCCATCTGATTGTAAAAACGGACGAATCTCGTCTAACGCTTTTTCAACATTCTCTTTTATAGTTTGTGATGCCATATTTTTTTTATAATTAGTATTATTTTTTTACAACTGATGAACATCCAGCCATTGTTGTAATTTTAATAGCCTCTGTAGCTGGTAATGACTCATTACGCAGTACAACTTGCTCAACTACATTTCTACTTAAATCTTCGAATACTTTTGAAATAATCGAATCATTCTGTAAAGCTGCAGGGCGACCATAATCACCTGCTTCACGAATACTTTGTACAATAGGTACCTCACCTAAGAAAGGAACATCCAAATCTGCTGCTAGATTCTTAGCTCCATTCTCTCCAAAGATATAATACTTGTTATTTGGTAATTCTTCTGGTGTGAAATATGCCATATTCTCAACAATACCTAAGACAGGTACGTTAATACTCTCTGACATAAACATAGATACTCCTTTCTTAGCATCAGCAAGTGCTACTGCCTGTGGTGTAGATACCACTACAGCTCCAGTAATAGGTAGAGACTGCATAATAGATAAGTGAATATCCCCTGTACCAGGAGGTAAATCTAAAAGTAAAAAGTCTAATTCACCCCAATCAGCATCAAAAATCATCTGATTCAATGCCTTAGCTGCCATCGGTCCTCTCCATATAATAGCTTGATCCCCTTTAGTAAAGAATCCAATAGAAAGAATCTCGACTCCATAAGAAGAAACAGGCTTCATCTTAGAACGTCCATCTACTTCTACAGAAATAGGTTTTGCTCCTTCGACATCAAACATAATAGGCATCGATGGTCCATAGATATCTGCATCTAGTATACCAACTTTAAAGCCCATATTAGCAAGACTCGCTGCAAGGTTAGCTGTTATTGTAGACTTTCCTACTCCACCCTTCCCTGATGAGATAGCTACTATATTTTTAATACCTGGTATAGCTTTTCCTTTTATCTCAGGTTTTTCAGGAGCTTCAACTTTTATATTTACTTTTACTTTTGCTTTGTCATACACTTGATCGTGAATCACTTTCATCACGTCAACTTCTGCTCTTTTCTTTATGTGTAAAGCTGGAGTGCTTAATACTAAGTCCACTACTACCTCGTCTCCGAAAGTCATTACATTACTTACAGCTCCACTCTCTACCATATTTTTCCCTTCACCAGCTAGAGTAATCGTCTCTAATGCTTTAAGGATTTCTTTTCTATCTAATTTCATTATATGCGATTAGTTTTCAACAATTTAATATAAATTCTGACTAACGCAAATATAGTAGGAATATTTGAAATTATAATGTTAATATATTCTAAATACAAATACCTCAATACACAGATTCTATAATGAATTTGTATTATAAAGCCTTAATTTATTTTTCATAAAAGATCGATTGTATTCGTTTTTTATAATTGCAAATTGGGAATTTAGCAATTGGTTTTTTGCTGAATTAAAAGAAAATATATCCACTTGTCCATTCTCATATTTCGCTTGTGTTGTACCAAATGATTTCTCAGACATTTCAATACTTTTATGCAGCTGTTTTGCAATACTTTCAAGTTGTTTTATTTCTTCTTCTAGTTCATTAACTTGATTTGCTAGATTAACTTCACTTTCCTTTATTTTCAAGGTATTTAAGCGCAATTCTTCATTCTTCACACGCAACTGTCTTCGTACATTCCCCCCTTGAAAAACAGGTATACTTAGACCAAAACTAACATACTGACTTTTGTTATCGCCCATCTGTTTTGAAAACGAATTTGTACGTAATTCGATATCACTATTAAATGGTTTAGAATAGAAAGACCCGTACTGATAATTACCTACTAGTCGAGGTAAATTTTTAGACATAATAAGTTTTTTCTCCTGTTCTAAAAGTTGCTGTTTTAATCGGTTTTTTTCCAATACAGGATTGAATTCATAAACTGTCGATTGTGCAATAGATTCCTCCGTTTGTACCACACTAAAGCTTTCTACATCTAATCCGTCATGGTTCAGCAAATGAAGCAATCTCAGCTTTTGATTATATAGTGTATTTTCAGTTTGTTTAATACTTATAGTCTCATTGTGATAAATAAATTCAATATCATAAAAATCACTTTTAGGCTTAGCGCCAGCGTCAACTTCTTTTTGTACACGTTCAAGATTAGCTTTACTATTAATTAACTGTTGTTCTTGAATTCCTAAAAAAGATTGTGAACCAATTATTTCATAGAATATCTCTAATATTGCAGTTTGATATTGAAACAGCACTTCAGCCTCATCTAATTTTGCATAATCTATATTTAATAATTCTTTTTTATGCTGAATAAAATTACCATAATCAAACAATGTTATAGCAGCATCTAAAGAGGCTCTTGTAGATTGCATATTAGAACTCACACGACTATTCGTATTAGGATCTATGGCAGAACCGAAATTGTAACTCTGATTGCCATTGAATGTTACGTCTGGCAAGTAATAAGACGCTACACTCTGCTTTTGCTGTTCGATTACTTTTGCTTGTAAGGCTGAAACCATCAGTTTTAAACTATTCTCTTTACCGTAATCCACACAGTCTTGTAATGTCCATTTTTGTTGTGAAAAACAAACTATGCTGAACAATAAACTCCATAATAAACACCAACTCTTACTCATACTTTATATATTTTAAAACATCAATACGTGTCGCTTTCCAAGCCTTAAACACAACTAATACCAACGAAAACATAGTTAGTAATCCCCATGATATGACAAAAGGTTGCCAACTCAATTCTATCCTGTAGGCAAAGCCTTCTAACCATACCCTTAATAAATACACCACTGGGTATACTGATATCATAAATCCAAAAATACAATAGATAAAGTACTTCTTGGTCAACTGATAAATTAGG is a window of Myroides oncorhynchi DNA encoding:
- a CDS encoding NifU family protein, with translation MASQTIKENVEKALDEIRPFLQSDGGDITLIDIVDGKHVQVRLEGACTSCSVNQMTLSAGVETTIKKYAPEIESVVNVG
- a CDS encoding NAD(P)/FAD-dependent oxidoreductase, whose protein sequence is MVETDIIIIGAGPTGLFAVFEAGLLKLKCHLIDGLPQPGGQLTELYPKKPIFDIPGYPSVGAAELIDNLMEQIKQFQPGFTLNEVAETVEKLEDGTFIVTTNKGTKHHGKAVAIAGGLGSFEPRKPELANLAFYEEKGVEYFVKKPEMFAGKKIVIAGGGDSALDWSIFLADVAAEVNLVHRRNEFRGALDSVEKVQVLKDQGKINMLTPGEIVELKGTDKLEAVVVDIDGEKREIACDYFIPLFGLTPKLGPIADWGLEIEKNAIKVNNALDYQTNIPGIYAIGDVNIYPGKLKLILCGFHEATLMCQSVYNMLNPGKKFVLKYTTVSGINGFDGTRKEAEKAVVKSID
- a CDS encoding Mrp/NBP35 family ATP-binding protein → MKLDRKEILKALETITLAGEGKNMVESGAVSNVMTFGDEVVVDLVLSTPALHIKKRAEVDVMKVIHDQVYDKAKVKVNIKVEAPEKPEIKGKAIPGIKNIVAISSGKGGVGKSTITANLAASLANMGFKVGILDADIYGPSMPIMFDVEGAKPISVEVDGRSKMKPVSSYGVEILSIGFFTKGDQAIIWRGPMAAKALNQMIFDADWGELDFLLLDLPPGTGDIHLSIMQSLPITGAVVVSTPQAVALADAKKGVSMFMSESINVPVLGIVENMAYFTPEELPNNKYYIFGENGAKNLAADLDVPFLGEVPIVQSIREAGDYGRPAALQNDSIISKVFEDLSRNVVEQVVLRNESLPATEAIKITTMAGCSSVVKK
- a CDS encoding TolC family protein, producing the protein MSKSWCLLWSLLFSIVCFSQQKWTLQDCVDYGKENSLKLMVSALQAKVIEQQKQSVASYYLPDVTFNGNQSYNFGSAIDPNTNSRVSSNMQSTRASLDAAITLFDYGNFIQHKKELLNIDYAKLDEAEVLFQYQTAILEIFYEIIGSQSFLGIQEQQLINSKANLERVQKEVDAGAKPKSDFYDIEFIYHNETISIKQTENTLYNQKLRLLHLLNHDGLDVESFSVVQTEESIAQSTVYEFNPVLEKNRLKQQLLEQEKKLIMSKNLPRLVGNYQYGSFYSKPFNSDIELRTNSFSKQMGDNKSQYVSFGLSIPVFQGGNVRRQLRVKNEELRLNTLKIKESEVNLANQVNELEEEIKQLESIAKQLHKSIEMSEKSFGTTQAKYENGQVDIFSFNSAKNQLLNSQFAIIKNEYNRSFMKNKLRLYNTNSL